The DNA window CAGGTCACGAAGGCGATACCGGTGTGGCACAGCGAACGCATCGCCTTTCTCGGCGACGCCGTGCACGCCATGAGCCCGGCGGGTGGGCTCGGCGCCAACAGCGCGCTGGCGGACGCCGCCAGCCTGGCGATGCATCTGGCGCAGGCCGACAGCGCCGCGCAGGCGCTCAGGGACTATAGCCAGGGGCTGCAAGTGCGGGGCGCGGCGGCGATACGTCTGTCACGTCTGGCGTCCGAGCGGCTGCTGCAAAGCAGCGAAATCGGCAACTCGCCGTGACCGTCACTCGATAATTTCCACGACCTCCAGCCAGGCGTTTTGGCCGCACGCCTGGCCTCCGTTCAGCCAACGACGCAGCATATCCAACGCCAACATCGCCACCGACTCCTGACGCAGCCGCAGGCCGTGGCGCGACGCGCGATAACGCACGGTCTGGCCAATGCCGCCGCGTGGCGTGTGCAGCGCAATGCTGACCTGCTCATCGCGCATGGCGCTGACCGCCAACGCCAACGGCGCGCCGGTCAACTCCGCCAGCGAGCGGGCGCGCGCCAGCGTTGTTTCCAACGTTTCGATGCAATGCGCCGGCAACAGCTCTCCCCCCGCCAGCGGCGCACCTTCGCTCTGCAGCTGCAGATTGATCAACCCGCCGCTGAATTGCTCGCTCAACGCCAGCGTCAATCCTTGCTGATTCAGGCGCTGCGTCAGCGTCGCCGGCAAACCGGCGGTGCCTTCAAAGATGCAGTTGTCCCCCGCCACCTCGCGCACGCGTCGCCAGGCCTGTTCCATTTCCGCACGCCGGCTTTCAGGCCCGGTCAACTTCAACTCGATGATCGGGCTGGATGAACGATAACCCAACACCACGTCCGGCGGCAGCGGCATGCCGTCCAGCTCGGCGGCCAGATCGCTTTCGGAGGTGCCGAAGGTGGTCAGGCGCAGGCACAGCGG is part of the Serratia surfactantfaciens genome and encodes:
- a CDS encoding nicotinamide mononucleotide deamidase-related protein YfaY, encoding MLRVEMLSTGDEVLHGQIIDTNAAWLADYLFQQGVPMSGRETVGDSLSALIEILQERSHIADVLIVNGGLGPTSDDLSALAAAKACGVELVERADWVARMEAYFAGRGRPMAPSNRKQAQIPANAEMLDNPVGTACGFALQLNQCLMFFTPGVPSEFKVMVEQQIVPRLRQRFTLPAAPLCLRLTTFGTSESDLAAELDGMPLPPDVVLGYRSSSPIIELKLTGPESRRAEMEQAWRRVREVAGDNCIFEGTAGLPATLTQRLNQQGLTLALSEQFSGGLINLQLQSEGAPLAGGELLPAHCIETLETTLARARSLAELTGAPLALAVSAMRDEQVSIALHTPRGGIGQTVRYRASRHGLRLRQESVAMLALDMLRRWLNGGQACGQNAWLEVVEIIE